The genomic region TTCTTCTTCCATCGATGAATGCTTTCGGTCCTTCTATGTTTATCCTGTACCTTTATGCCCTGGCAGAACCCTTATAAGAATATCTACGATGGTATCGGTTTCCACCACACTTGGTTAACGTCTTCGGAAGGCTCCGCCGCGTGCCAGAGCGAAGAAGATGAGTAAGGCAATAATCGAGCCAACGATGGCTGGAATAATATGAAATCCGCCAATCACCGGCCCCCTTGGTCCCAGCAATTCCGTTCCTAACCAGGAACCGATAAAACCCGCAATAATGTTCCCAAGTACACCGCCCGGTACGTCCCGCCCAATCAAGTTGCCGCTTAACCAGCCAATAAGTCCACCAACAATGAGTACCCAGAGCAGATCCATGGATTGTTCTCCTTTCTTCGGGTTTATTACAAGTTATGTTGGGCTGAGTGGAATATACCTCACCTTCCAGTTGGTGGAGGAATCTAAAGTGTCTGTGCTAAGATGGGTTAATAATGGATTGAAGCTGGTGAAAACAAGACTAGATAGGGGTGTACAGTTGAAGAAAATCCTAGTCATTGATGATGAAATCGCAATTCGAGATTTAATTGAGCTGGTGCTGAGGCGAGAGAACTACGATGTGCAGACCGCAGAGGACGGCAAAACGGGCATGCATCTGCTCGACTCTTTTCAACCCGATATAGTGGTACTTGATCTGATGCTGCCAGACTGCTCCGGATATGACCTGTGCAAGGAAATTACCGGAAAACGTGCCATTCCAGTGATCATGCTTTCTGCGAAAAATGAGGTAATCGACAAGGTGTTGGGACTAGAGCTAGGGGCCGAAGATTACATGACCAAACCCTTTGACAATCGTGAATTGCTCGCTCGGATCAAGGTGATTCTGAGAAGAAACGAGAGCAGGGAGGACTCAAGTGAAGGGACAGAAGTACAATCGACACGTATCCTTCATGAAGAGCTGACTTTTGACTTAGAGAGCCGAAGAGTGCTGAAAAACGGTATACCCGTGTCTTTAACGGCCAAAGAGTTTAAAATTCTGGAAACGTTACTCAAAAGGCCCGACAAAATCTTTACCCGGGATGAACTGCTGCAGATCGGATGGGGATATGACTTTATGGGAGACAGTCGCAGTGTGGATATGACCATCATGCGATTACGGAAGAAGCTGGAGGATAACGCCGACGAACCGAAGTATGTCAGGACGATCTATGGATTTGGCTATCAGCTTGGAGGTGGCGAGGCCTGAAGTATGCAACCCGGTTACTGCTGAATTATTTATTTTTCTCCGTGCTGTCCTTTGGCATCATCATTTTTGCGGTAAATAAAGCCATCGATTACTACAGCTTCATTACCATTGAGAAACAGATGATGGAGAAGGCAGATCTGTCGGAGTTGTCCTTCCGTGAAGTGTTGGCACGGCATAGGTCATCGTCAGGTGAGCCCCAGACGGAGGAAATTGTCAGACTTGCTCTGGAGAAGCTGAAAGCTTCAGGCAAAGAGGTACGTATCTATGACAGCTCCAAGCAATTGCTGGGCCTGGCTGTGGATGGCATCATCATTAATGATGGCAAACCGCTTATTTTTGACAAAAATATTGAGAAAGCACTGAGTGGCAGTTATGCTTACACCGTGACGGAAAATCATCTGCTTTATTTCGCGACGCCCATTCAGGATCAATTCTACGAAAACGCTTATGTGTATGAGTTCGTGGAGGATATCTCCTACTTTTATGCGATTATGGATCAGATCCGTTATATCCTGTTTGTCGGCGCAGGCGGATTTATTATACTGATTACGTTATCCAGTCTGTGGATTGCCCGCAACACAACCAAGCCGATTAAACTGTTGCTTGGCGCTGCGCAAAGTTTCGCTAGACAGGAGTTTCGGAGAGTTCATCTAAACCGGAAAGATGAGCTGGGCATGCTGGCAGATGGGCTGGATTCCATGGGGCGGCAGCTTCATGATTACATTCAGTACCAGAAACAATTTGTCTCCAACGTATCTCACGAGTTAAAAACACCCTTGGCAGCCATTCGTGGTTTCTCTCAATACTTGGTTGAAGGGGAGACGGAGAACGAGGAGTTGCAAAAAATCTATGCTCATCTGCTGCAGGAATCGGATCGGCTGACGCGCTTGATTAATGAACTGTTGTTGTTATCCCAATTCGACAAAGCTGGTTCTAACGAACTCGAAGCCCGGAAGACGGAAATGAATAAACTGATTCAGCAAGTTGCAATGAATATGGAAGCGAAGGCCAAGGATAAAGGGATCGAGATCAGCGTCAGTCAAGTGAAGGAAGAACCGGATGATGAGGGTACGACAAGAGTTTACGCCAACGTAAATCCAATGCTGATGTCCCATGCAATCGCCAATCTTGTGGATAATGCCATCAAATATTCAGGCAGTCCATCGCTAATTGAATTGAAGTTGGAACATACGCCAAGCGAGGTAGTTATACGTATACGTGATCAAGGGATCGGTATAGCGGGCGATGAGCTGGAGCAAGTGCAGGAACGTTTTTACCGCGCAAAAAATGCAAGTACAGCGAACGGTTCAGGTCTTGGACTTTCCATTTGTAAAGAGATTGTAGAGCGGTTTAATGGATATATCGACATGGAAAGTCAAATCGGGGAAGGTACGACCGTTACGATTGTTTTGCCTCGTGCGTAGACCTGCATCTAAACCCAAGCCTGAATAGGTACCGTTACAAGATTGGTACATTTCTGTTATGAGACTAACAAATGTTTTATTTATAATCACTTCATAAGAACAAATCACACATTTATGGAGGGATCATGATGAACTTAACAAAAAAAGCTGCAGGTTTTATCGTACTAGGTGCTTTACTAACGGTGGCATTGACGGGCTGTCAGTCCAGTGATGCTACGCCCCCAACAACCGGACAGAACACAGCGAATGAACAGAGCAAAGGCGAAGGAGCAACAAATGCGAATGCTTCCGAAAGTTCTGAAGAAAAGGGTACTGAAGCTATTAAGGAAGGTTCAATGGAGAAGGAAGGCAATGTGGTGCTGAAGGAGCTTGCCTTTGTCTATAATGAGCACACCATCGCGATTTCGGATACAGCGAATGAAGAGCAGATGGAACAGATGCTGGGTAAACCGGATAACCTGAAATCCCATACGTACAGTGCTGATGATGGAACAAACATGGATACGTTAATCGGTTTTACAGAAAAGGTTTATACGTATCCTGGTCTGGAGATTAAAACAATCAGTATACCAGAGGGAAAACAAGACTCCATTTTTCATATCGAAATCACAGATCCTAAGTACACGACAGTGCGAAACATTAAAGCAGGAGACAGTCTGGATACACTCAAAAACGCCTACCCTGAGGGGAAACTGCTTGGTGATGGAGCTTCTAATGAGGAGGATGACTTCCGTTACGAGCCATCCAATTATGTGGATGTGATGTCGTTTCATATCAAGGATGCCAAGGTGGAGAGCATTCAGATCTACAGCCTTCTGGACTAATATTTAGTGATCGATGTTGGTAAGCCATTCAATTAGCAAAGTATGCCGGCGCTCATCTTGTTACAACAGCAAGATCAAGTTATTGATTACAAAAAGGAGGCCGCCGATCAAAAGGATCGGCGGCCTTATTCGATTACTGAGCAGTAAAGTTCAGTTATAATCAACTTTTATCATCAGAAAATAATTTCTACTTGGTAAAATTGTGAAGTAAAAAAATCACATTAACTGGAGTGAATACTGTGCTTTCTGAAGAAGATTATGCGAAAGTGGCGAAAGAAGCTCTACATCAATACCCAATCTATTTGGAAAAACTTGTGTATCTCGGAAAGAGTGATAATGTTACATTTCAAGTTCAGACCAACAATGATAATCAAAAATTTCTTATCAAAATCCATATCTCAACGATTTCCATTCAATCAAAAGGTAATATCGCATCAGAACTTATTTGGCTTGAAGCTTTGGTTAAAGATACAAATCTCGTCGTACCTGTACCTGTTAGAAATCTTCAAGGTGATCTGGTAACAGAAATCTCAACTGATCTTAGCGAAAATACAATCATGGTGACTATTCATCATTGGATTCATGGAAGCGTACTTCAAAGAGAGCCAACAAGTAATGAAACTGAAAATTTAGCTCTCTTAATGGCGGCTTTACATAACCATTCTATGCAGTGGAATGCACCTGAAGGCTTTAATAGACCAATATACAATTCTGATCATTTATATTCATCACTTCATCAATTAAAACGGTTAGTAAATTTAGAGCTTATCTCAAGTGAAGTGTTTGTTCATGTGGAAGAGTCAGCACATAAAATAGCAAATGTGATACAACATCATAAACGTTTGCCAAGTAACTGGGGAGTTATTCATTCTGACCTTCATGAGAGTAACTATGTTTTTTATGAGGATACTCCTCAACCTATAGATTTTTCGAATTGTGGCTATGGTTTTTATTTATTTGATATGGCTGAAACATTTTTGCATCTTTCATCAGATAATAGGAAAGTATTTATTTCATCGTATAGCAAAGTAAATCAACTGGAAGAGAATTATGTCGAGTTATTAGAAGCATTTTTTATTTGGTCAATCATTAGGACTTTCGCATTCCATTCTCTAAATCCAAATAAACAACAATCCTTAGCGGCAAATTTTCCATCAGTTATTGAAAACTATTTTAGGAAATATCTTAAAGGAGAAATTTTTTTGTTAAACTAAGGGGCAGATTAGTGTAATTTCCCGTTTTAGATAACGTTATAATATAAACATAGTTCAAGATATGAATACAATAAATGGAGGGGGAGGCTTGAACAAGTATGTGTTACATATAGTTGCAAGTGTAATTTGCATATTGTTACCTGCTGTTGGTCTCTTATATGTTTTGTGGGATAGCCACCAACCCAAAATAGGACCTGTAGGAGACGGAAAACCGAATTATCCTTCAATATCTCAATGGATATCTATTGGCTCTTCTTTTATTCTTGGAGTAGTTAATTTACCTCTTTCCATAATTCGATATAGACAAAAGGCTAAAGAAGATATTAAAAGTTAATGCTTTATTACGATAACGTAGAAACTATAATTGAATAAACGACGAGAATGAAGCTGCCTGTGTCGGCAGCTTTCATTACAATAACGAGTAGGGTAGATGAATTTTGTGAATATACTTCAGGTATGCGAACAATAAAAACATAAACTTTTAAGGTTAAAGACATGCTACAGTCTTCAGAATCACAGAATTCGTCAAAGGAAGTATAAAAGAACTAGGCAGTAGAGTGTCTATCGTCAGGCAAGAGAAGGGTAATCACGATAAATCTGAATTAAAAGCTGGAGGCGATTGAGATGCTGGAATTAGAGTTTACGACTATAGAGGAGTGGGATGAAGCATTGTGGGCGCGGATGGAGCGAATATATCACGAGGCTTTTCAAAGCGGCGCTAAGACAAAAGCGATTCTGCGCAGCATGCTGGACCGGAAAATTGGTTATTTACACACGGGCGTGCATCATGGTGAAGTGGTTGCGATGGCTGTTACTGGACTGGAGGGGAAGGCTGCGGACCGCATCCTGATCATCGATTACCTCGCGGTTGAACAGAAGCAGCGCGGGTTGGGCATAGGGACCTGGATGCTGGAACAGCTCAGAGCCTGGGCGTTAAGGGAACACCTGATCAAAGGCATGATTATCGAGGCGGAGTTCGGGACAACGGAGGCTCATCAGGAACGCATTCAGTTCTGGCAACGCAACGGGTTCATCCTAACCTCCTATGTCCATCAATATAGAATGGTACCAGAGCCGTATCAGGCAATGATGCTGCCAATGGATATAAATACCCATGTGCCTGATGATGGTGAAGCACTGTTTCGTTATATCAATGCTTTTCACAAGGTTGCTTACCGGAAGAGTTAGACCGCATTCAATGGTAGTGCAGGACATTACCGTTTATGTTTATCCATTGTGACTATCCTCTTTCAAATAGGATGTTAAATGATCAGTTCTTGACTGCATGGTCAATAACTGATACATTAATCCCATGAGCAGACCAAGAGAATTTGATGTCGATCGTGTATTACACCAGTCTATGGAAGTGTTCTGGAATCAAGGTTTCAAAGCAACTTCTTATGAGGACCTTACGCGTACTACAGGAGTCAAAAAGCAAAGTTTGTACTGTGTTTTTAAAGACAAGCGATCGTTGTTCCTGAAGGCACTGGCACTTTACCGTGAACAGGTTATAGCGAAACTGAAAGAGATTGAAGCCATGGATTCGTCTCCCGTTGATAAACTGGATACCTTACGATATTCTCTTTTAGACGATGAAACTAGCTGCCAAGGGTGTCTAATTGTGAATGCATCACTCGAATTCGGAACAGATGACGAGCAGGTCACACGCGAAGCTGAGCTCATGGGAGAAGAGATTCAACTGGTATTAGAGAAGATCATAAGTAGTGGCCAGAAACAACAGTTAATGTCCAATCGATATACGAGTATAGAGCTTGCATCTTATCTAAATAACACCATTCTTGGTGTGAGAGTTATGGAGAAATCAGGTTCATCCCGTGAACAGATCGAGACGGTTCTGCGTACTTCATTTGGCATGATCATGTCTTGATCTTTTTTTTGTGAAATTCTTGACTACGAAGTCAAAAATAATTAAAGGCGGATTAATACACCACGAAACCTTGAAGGAGGTGGGGCTTTTCGATAAAAATTGTGTATTGATTCATTTGGAAATAACGTCTAGCTGTTAACCAGGCTGGTTGCTGTTTAACATCTCCTAGGTCAATTTATATAAAACGAAATAAGTGGAGGTTATTATGAATTATTCTCAATCCGTAGAAGCATTGTTCCAACCTATAGAGTTAGGCCACTTGAAGTTATCCAATCGGATCGTGATGGCGCCGATGACACGTCAATTTTCTCCGGACGGTATCCCGGGTTCGAATGTTGCGGGCTATTACCGCCGTAGAGCAGAGAACGCAGTGGGACTTATTGTGACAGAAGGGACAATAATTAATCATCCGGATGCATCCAATCAAGCCAATGTGCCGCACTTTTATGGCGAAGCTGCAATGAATGGTTGGGCACATGTTGTATCTGAAGTACATGAAGCTGGCGGTCGAATTATTCCACAGATCTGGCATATGGGAGCCAAAGGTCATGTTAATGATTATTCGGAAGCTGAGATTGCTACAATCGTTCAGGAATTCGCAAAAGCAGCCTCAGAAGCGAAACGCGTTGGGTTCGATGGTGTTGAAATCCATGGAGCACACGGCTATCTGATCGACCAATTCCTGTATGAGAAAACCAATTCTCGTACGGATCGTTATGGTGGAGATATGATGGCTCGCACACGTTTTGCAGTTGAAGTGATTGAGGCTTGCCGTAAAGTAGTGGGATCGGAATTCCCTATTGTACTGCGTTTATCTCAGTGGAAGACAGATGATTATCAGGCTAAATTGGCTGAAACACCGGAATTACTGGAGCAGCTTCTCGCACCGTTGGTTCAAGCTGGAGTCGATATCTTCCACTGTTCCACACGCCGTTTCTGGGAGCCGGAATTCGAAGGATCTGATCTGAATTTTGCTGGATGGACAAAAAAACTGACTGGTAAACCGACAATCACCGTTGGATCGATTGGTCTTGATGGTGACTTTACAAGTCTGTTCACAGAAGGTAAAGGCGCAAGTAACGCCAGTATCGAAGGATTGGTACAACGACTTCAGAATGATGAGTTTGATCTGGTTGCTGTAGGCCGTGCTCTTCTAGTCGACCCTGAATGGGTTAAGAAAATTCAAGAAGGACGTACTGATGATCTGGTTCCATTCACAAGAGAGGCGATGACTGTACTTACTTAATTGTAGTTATAATCTAGGAATATGTATTAATCAAACACACCTTCAAGAGAATGAAACCTTGTCGTAAGATAGGGAGATCATCTTGGAGGTGTGTTTGTAATGGCAACCAGAGTGAGTTATCCGGTGGAATTAAAGATGAAAGACATAGAAATGAGACTGGCAGAGGATGCAAAAGAAACATGGGAATAAGGCCCTCAACTTCATTATTGCTGGTTCCTTATTTTCTACATCATCACTCAACAACACCACTGCTTGGGGGGAGCTCTCCCTCCGAAAGATCAACGCTTCTCTTCACTGAGTTCCCAATGCAAGTGACGATCTATTCATTAGTGCTAAGTGACAACAAGTGTTTTAGATTGTCATCAATAAATTGATTATCGGCATTGTTGATTCCACGACCCGCAAAATGGCCCCAGATCGATTGGATTGGTTTCAAGACAGCATTAGGTATGCGCTTAGCTTCGTATTCATTATCCTCCGCTGTGCAGAAGAGATCTGTGCTTCCAGGCATGATACAGGCATAAGCTTTTATGCTCTGAAGTGCTTTATCAAAGTCTCCGTTATAGGAGGGGTTTGCACTGATATCTGCATGTTGTCCTGTCCATAACATGGCCAGAACATTATGCGGATCCATATTCATAAAGCTATTTTCCCAGACACCAGCTACAAAATCCTCCAATGTGTCAAATCCCATTTCACGGTAAAGCTCTTCTCTATAAAATGCATGTGATAGTCCCCATCCCGCATACACCCGACCAACGGCACGCATGTCTGTCGAACTTAGTTGGTTTAATTTACTTGAGTCGAAGCCGACTGCAGATAGCAGTGAAGCTTTCACGCCTTCCAGGACCACAAATGTGTGAGGCCAAGGTTTGGCAATGCCTCCGAAAGGTGCGATTCGTTCAACCATCTCCGGGTAACTTGCCCCCCATTGAAATGCCTGAATGCCGCCCATCGACCACCCGACGACGAGAGCAATCTTTTGAATACCGAATTTTTCGGTCAGCAGTTGGTGCTGGAATCGAACGTTGTCATAGATGGTTACCTGTGGAAAGTTAGCCCGATCGAATGGAGGAGGCGTGTTACTGGGAGAGGAAGAGAGTCCATTGCCCAGCAAGTTGGGAACGATAATAAAATATTTCTCTGGATCCAGTGCCATCCCGCTGCCAATGAGCCATTCATTCTGAACATGCTGATCTCCAAAAGCCGTTGGATAGACAATAACATTATCTTTCTGTTCATTTAATTTTCCGTATGTTTTATAAGCAAGAAAAGCATTTGGTAACGTCACTCCTGATTGTAAGAGTACCTCACCCAAATTAAAAATTTCATAGTCCATCGTATAGTCGCTCCCTTCAAAATGAAAACCACATGTTCACTGTGATCTCTTGTGCTCACTATAACGCTGTGATACTCTCAATAAAAGTGAATAGAATTCAATATAGCATTCAGTAAAATTGAAAGATGAAGGGAGGATCATCAGATGGAATTGCGTCAACTGAATACGTTTTGTACAGTTGCAACAACTTTGAATTTCACGCGGGCAGCAGAAGCGCTGAGCTACGTTCCTTCCAACGTCACGATGCAAATTAAAGCATTGGAAGATGAGCTAGGTGTTCGCCTCTTTGATCGGTTGGGTAAGCAACTCGCACTCACAACTGCGGGTAAACGCTTTTTAACACACGCCCAAGGTGTTCTTGAAAAAATGGACGAAGCTCGTAGTGCTGTCCATGATAATGAAATACTAAGTGGCACCTTAACGATAAGTGCGAATGAGGTTATTTGCTCCTATCGGCTTCCACCTGTCTTCCAACGGTTTCGTTCGCAGCATCCGGGGGTTCGTCTAATCTTCCGCTCAGTGCCGAACCAAGAACTCAAGCAAACGCTCTTTGAGGGAACCACGGATATTGTTTATATGTTGGATGAACCCATTCGTTCGAGTGGACTTTCCGTGGAACCTTTGCTGGAAGAACATTTCCGATTGTTAGCTGCTCCAGATCACTCACTCGCCAATCGAACTGTGCTGCAATTGGAAGATTTTCATGATGAAGTGTTCCTGACCAATGAGAAGGGGTGTCCATATCGAACGATGTTTGATCGGTCATTTGAGAAAGAGGGCATTGATAACATTACATATTTAGAGTTTCAAAGTGCTGAAGCCATTAAACAATGTGCAATTTCAGGAATCGGTATTGCCTTTCTTCCTGAGATCGTCGCGGAATCTGAAGTTGAACGCGGAGAACTTGTTGTCCTCCCATGGCAAATTCCGGACTTGCAGGTATATACACAGATGTTGTGGCACAAAGACAAGTGGCTTTCACCAATCATGTTATCTTTTATAGAAGCAACCAGGGAAATTTTTGGTTCACAGAATGAGAATAAAACCGAATAGCTTATGTATGAGACATCAAACTGTGGAGCACAGTAAAACGCTGTTGAAAGTGAGTAGACAATATATGATTCCATTAGTATACGACCAGATTAACCATTGGGGAAAAGACGATGAATTTTTCCTTGCATTGTTAAAGAGATTACAAGTAGAATCTATAGCTGACCTGGGCTGTGGAACAGGAAGATGGACTACTCATCTTGTTCCGTGCGGTTATAAAATTACCGCTATAGATCCCAATGAAGAAGCGATTGAAATGGCCCGAAGTAAAGATAATTCTGGGAATGTGGATTGGATTGTAGGTGATAGTGCGGATTTACAAACCAATACCTATGATGCGGTAATCATGACAGCCAATGTTGCACAGGTATTTCTTACAGATGACAGTTGGAAGCGAGTAATCTCAGACGTATTCCGATCCCTAAAAAGGGGGGGGGGCACTTTATTTTTGATACAAGAAACCCTTTGGTAAAAGTATGGGAAGAATGGGAGAAGGACAACACTCCTGACTTAGCTAAAGATAGACTAAGCGGAGATCCTTTAGAAATTTATACAGAATATGAAGGGTTTGAGGGAGATATTTACACTTTCTATGAAATTGTAAAAAATACTAAAACTGACAAAGTATTAGTTCATGAAAAAATGCAGCTGAGGTTTCGAAATCAAGCAGAATTCAATGAGTCGCTGAAACAAATCGGTTTTTCAAAAATTAAAACATATGGGGATTGGGAATTTAAACAAGCAAATTCTGAGAATAGATCGTTTATTTTTCATTGTGTAAAATAGCAGTTAGTAAAAAATGTCGAGGGACCAGAACATCGTCCCATTGAAAGTCGCTATTATAGCGACTTTTTTATTTTATAACTACAACACATTATTTCGTTCAAAATCCATTCATTGAAATTTGTCCATATATGATGAACTGGAGTATGATGAGGGAAGGCGATGCTGATAATTACCATATAATCAATACCAAGTTTAGAGCAGAAATTTATATAGGTCTAAAGCTTTTGGACCCGGCTATACAACACCATACTACCTTGAAGGGGGACATCTGTTTTGGATGAGCAGTTTCTAGATTTATTGGCCGAGAAATATGATACGGAAGAAAAAATTATAACAGAGATCATCAACCTTGAAGCGATCTCCAATCTCCCGAAGGGAACCGAGCATTTTGTCAGTGATTTGCATGGGGAGTTCCAGGCTTTTCAGCATGTACTACGAAACGGTTCGGGTACCGTCAAAGAGAAAATCAAAGAATTATTCCGGAAGGTTTGGACGGATCAAGAAATCAATGATTTTGCGGCGTTGGTTTATTACCCGGAAGAAAAAATACAGCTGGTTATAGGGGAAATGAGCAATAAACAGGCTTTGAACCAGTGGTACAGACTAACAATTGAACACATGCTTAAGCTTATTTCTTATGCCTCTTCCAAATATACACGCTCAAAATTGCGTAAAGCTCTGCCGGAGCAATATGTATATATTGTGGAAGAGCTTCTATACAAGACGGATTCGACCAACAATAAGGATCCTTATTACGAAGAAATATATCGGCAAATTATATCCTTGGGCCAGGCGGACAATCTCATTATCGGCCTTGCTTATACGACACAGCGCCTGGTGGTTGACCATCTTCATGTGGTTGGAGATATCTATGACCGGGGGCCGTACCCCGATAAAATTATGGATACGCTGATCAACTACCATTCTGTAGACATACAGTGGGGGAACCATGATGTCCTCTGGATCGGAGCCTATGCAGGTTCTCTGGTCTGCCTTGCGAATATTATTCGGATCTGCGCCAGATACGACAATCTGGACATCATTGAAGATGTATACGGAATCAATTTGCGCCCACTGCTAAACCTGGCGGAGAAATATTATGAAGACAATCCGTCCTTCAGACCTAAGTTACAGGCTGACCATAATGTATCGGAGCAGGAAATTCTGCAGATCACCAAAATTCACCAAGCCATTGCCATGATTCAGTTTAAACTTGAAATCCCGATTATCAAGAGACGCCCATACTTTAATATGTCTGAAAGACTTTTGCTGGAGCAGATTGATTACGACAAAAATGAAATCAACATCGGCGGTAAAACGTACCTGCTGGAAAACACCTGTTTTGCAACCATAAATCCGCAGAAGCCTGAACAATTGCTGGAGGAGGAACGCCAGGTGATGGAAAAGCTGCTGTTTTCCGTTCAGCATTCCGAAAAGATGGCCAGACATATGAATTTTCTCATGAAAAAGGGTAGCCTTTATTTAAAATACAACGGGAATTTGTTAATCCACGGCTGTATTCCTTTGGATGAAGAAGGAAATATGGAAGAAATGCAGATTGAAGACAAGACATATGCAGGCCGTCAATTGCTCGATGTTTTTGAAGATCACTTACGTTACGCCTTTGCGCATCCGGAAGAGACAGAAGATCTGGCGACAGATATGGTATGGTACATCTGGACAGGGGAATGTTCCTCGCTCTTTGGAAAGAGAGAAATGACCACTTTTGAACGGTACTTTATCCAAGATAAAGATGCACATAAGGAGAGAAAGAACCCTTACTACCATTTACGTGAAAATGAAGAGATCTGTCGAAAAATCTTGCAGGAGTTTGAATTGAATCCAGATCATGGACATGTCATTAACGGCCACACACCAGTCAAAGAAAGTCGTGGAGAGAGTCCTGTTAAAGCAAACGGAAAAATGATCGTTATTGACGGCGGCTTTTCCAAAGCCTATCAATCCACAACGGGAATTGCTGGATATACCTTGTTATACAATTCCTTTGGCATGCAGCTTGTCGCCCATCAGAAATTTAATTCAAAAGAAGATGTGTTATGTAACGGAACGGACGTGTTATCTCTAAAAAGATTGGTGGACAAAGAACTGGCGCGGAAGCTGGTGA from Paenibacillus sp. FSL R5-0341 harbors:
- a CDS encoding GlsB/YeaQ/YmgE family stress response membrane protein; this encodes MDLLWVLIVGGLIGWLSGNLIGRDVPGGVLGNIIAGFIGSWLGTELLGPRGPVIGGFHIIPAIVGSIIALLIFFALARGGAFRRR
- a CDS encoding response regulator transcription factor codes for the protein MSVLRWVNNGLKLVKTRLDRGVQLKKILVIDDEIAIRDLIELVLRRENYDVQTAEDGKTGMHLLDSFQPDIVVLDLMLPDCSGYDLCKEITGKRAIPVIMLSAKNEVIDKVLGLELGAEDYMTKPFDNRELLARIKVILRRNESREDSSEGTEVQSTRILHEELTFDLESRRVLKNGIPVSLTAKEFKILETLLKRPDKIFTRDELLQIGWGYDFMGDSRSVDMTIMRLRKKLEDNADEPKYVRTIYGFGYQLGGGEA
- a CDS encoding HAMP domain-containing sensor histidine kinase; its protein translation is MLSFGIIIFAVNKAIDYYSFITIEKQMMEKADLSELSFREVLARHRSSSGEPQTEEIVRLALEKLKASGKEVRIYDSSKQLLGLAVDGIIINDGKPLIFDKNIEKALSGSYAYTVTENHLLYFATPIQDQFYENAYVYEFVEDISYFYAIMDQIRYILFVGAGGFIILITLSSLWIARNTTKPIKLLLGAAQSFARQEFRRVHLNRKDELGMLADGLDSMGRQLHDYIQYQKQFVSNVSHELKTPLAAIRGFSQYLVEGETENEELQKIYAHLLQESDRLTRLINELLLLSQFDKAGSNELEARKTEMNKLIQQVAMNMEAKAKDKGIEISVSQVKEEPDDEGTTRVYANVNPMLMSHAIANLVDNAIKYSGSPSLIELKLEHTPSEVVIRIRDQGIGIAGDELEQVQERFYRAKNASTANGSGLGLSICKEIVERFNGYIDMESQIGEGTTVTIVLPRA
- a CDS encoding phosphotransferase, translating into MNTVLSEEDYAKVAKEALHQYPIYLEKLVYLGKSDNVTFQVQTNNDNQKFLIKIHISTISIQSKGNIASELIWLEALVKDTNLVVPVPVRNLQGDLVTEISTDLSENTIMVTIHHWIHGSVLQREPTSNETENLALLMAALHNHSMQWNAPEGFNRPIYNSDHLYSSLHQLKRLVNLELISSEVFVHVEESAHKIANVIQHHKRLPSNWGVIHSDLHESNYVFYEDTPQPIDFSNCGYGFYLFDMAETFLHLSSDNRKVFISSYSKVNQLEENYVELLEAFFIWSIIRTFAFHSLNPNKQQSLAANFPSVIENYFRKYLKGEIFLLN
- a CDS encoding GNAT family N-acetyltransferase yields the protein MLELEFTTIEEWDEALWARMERIYHEAFQSGAKTKAILRSMLDRKIGYLHTGVHHGEVVAMAVTGLEGKAADRILIIDYLAVEQKQRGLGIGTWMLEQLRAWALREHLIKGMIIEAEFGTTEAHQERIQFWQRNGFILTSYVHQYRMVPEPYQAMMLPMDINTHVPDDGEALFRYINAFHKVAYRKS
- a CDS encoding TetR/AcrR family transcriptional regulator produces the protein MSRPREFDVDRVLHQSMEVFWNQGFKATSYEDLTRTTGVKKQSLYCVFKDKRSLFLKALALYREQVIAKLKEIEAMDSSPVDKLDTLRYSLLDDETSCQGCLIVNASLEFGTDDEQVTREAELMGEEIQLVLEKIISSGQKQQLMSNRYTSIELASYLNNTILGVRVMEKSGSSREQIETVLRTSFGMIMS
- a CDS encoding NADH:flavin oxidoreductase yields the protein MNYSQSVEALFQPIELGHLKLSNRIVMAPMTRQFSPDGIPGSNVAGYYRRRAENAVGLIVTEGTIINHPDASNQANVPHFYGEAAMNGWAHVVSEVHEAGGRIIPQIWHMGAKGHVNDYSEAEIATIVQEFAKAASEAKRVGFDGVEIHGAHGYLIDQFLYEKTNSRTDRYGGDMMARTRFAVEVIEACRKVVGSEFPIVLRLSQWKTDDYQAKLAETPELLEQLLAPLVQAGVDIFHCSTRRFWEPEFEGSDLNFAGWTKKLTGKPTITVGSIGLDGDFTSLFTEGKGASNASIEGLVQRLQNDEFDLVAVGRALLVDPEWVKKIQEGRTDDLVPFTREAMTVLT
- a CDS encoding alpha/beta fold hydrolase, with protein sequence MDYEIFNLGEVLLQSGVTLPNAFLAYKTYGKLNEQKDNVIVYPTAFGDQHVQNEWLIGSGMALDPEKYFIIVPNLLGNGLSSSPSNTPPPFDRANFPQVTIYDNVRFQHQLLTEKFGIQKIALVVGWSMGGIQAFQWGASYPEMVERIAPFGGIAKPWPHTFVVLEGVKASLLSAVGFDSSKLNQLSSTDMRAVGRVYAGWGLSHAFYREELYREMGFDTLEDFVAGVWENSFMNMDPHNVLAMLWTGQHADISANPSYNGDFDKALQSIKAYACIMPGSTDLFCTAEDNEYEAKRIPNAVLKPIQSIWGHFAGRGINNADNQFIDDNLKHLLSLSTNE